The proteins below come from a single Vidua chalybeata isolate OUT-0048 chromosome 1, bVidCha1 merged haplotype, whole genome shotgun sequence genomic window:
- the PSMG4 gene encoding proteasome assembly chaperone 4, translating to MEAAGGGGAAGGIALHDFSGQLGEQRVHFHAMRLRDSLFLWVGAAPALASLAVAMCSPRDSIPVAASLLGDPSDTASSCLAQRLASKTKKQIFVSYNLQNTDSNFTLLIENRIKEEMTAFPDKF from the exons ATggaggcggcgggcggcggcggagcggcgggcGGCATCGCCCTGCACGACTTCAGCGGGCAGCTGGGCGAGCAGCGGGTGCACTTCCACGCCATGCGGCTGCGGGACTCGCTCTTCCTCTGGGTGGGCGCCGCGCCCGCCCTCGCCAGCCTGGCCGTCGCCATGTGCAGCCCCCGT GACAGCATCCCGGTGGCCGCCTCGCTCCTGGGGGACCCCTCGGACACcgcctcctcctgcctggcgCAGCGCTTGG CCAGCAAGACCAAAAAGCAGATATTTGTCAGCTACAATCTTCAAAACACAGACAGCAATTTCACCTTACTCATAGAAAACAGGATCAAAGAAGAAATGACAGCTTTTCCAGACAAGTTCTGA
- the LOC128783478 gene encoding tubulin beta-2 chain: protein MREIVHIQAGQCGNQIGAKFWEVISDEHGIDPTGSYHGDSDLQLERINVYYNEATGNKYVPRAILVDLEPGTMDSVRSGPFGQIFRPDNFVFGQSGAGNNWAKGHYTEGAELVDSVLDVVRKESESCDCLQGFQLTHSLGGGTGSGMGTLLISKIREEYPDRIMNTFSVMPSPKVSDTVVEPYNATLSVHQLVENTDETYCIDNEALYDICFRTLKLTTPTYGDLNHLVSATMSGVTTCLRFPGQLNADLRKLAVNMVPFPRLHFFMPGFAPLTSRGSQQYRALTVPELTQQMFDSKNMMAACDPRHGRYLTVAAIFRGRMSMKEVDEQMLNVQNKNSSYFVEWIPNNVKTAVCDIPPRGLKMSATFIGNSTAIQELFKRISEQFTAMFRRKAFLHWYTGEGMDEMEFTEAESNMNDLVSEYQQYQDATADEQGEFEEEGEEDEA, encoded by the exons ATGCGTGAGATCGTGCACATCCAAGCCGGGCAGTGCGGCAACCAGATTGGCGCCAAG TTCTGGGAGGTCATCAGCGATGAGCATGGCATCGACCCCACGGGCAGCTACCACGGGGACAGCGACCTGCAGCTAGAGAGGATCAACGTCTACTACAATGAAGCCACCG GTAACAAGTATGTCCCCCGTGCCATCCTCGTGGACCTGGAACCCGGCACCATGGACTCCGTGCGCTCCGGCCCCTTTGGACAGATCTTCCGTCCTGACAACTTTGTCTTTG GTCAGAGCGGGGCTGGCAACAACTGGGCCAAGGGGCACTACACGGAAGGCGCTGAGCTGGTGGACTCTGTGCTGGACGTGGTGAGGAAGGAGTCGGAGAGCTGCGACTGCCTCCAGGGCTTCCAGCTGACCCACTCGCTGGGCGGAGGCACGGGCTCCGGCATGGGCACCCTCCTGATCAGCAAGATCCGGGAGGAGTACCCCGACCGCATCATGAACACCTTCAGCGTGATGCCCTCGCCCAAGGTGTCGGACACGGTGGTGGAGCCCTACAATGCCACCCTCTCTGTGCACCAGCTGGTGGAGAACACGGACGAGACCTACTGCATTGACAACGAGGCCCTGTATGACATTTGCTTCCGCACCCTGAAGCTGACCACTCCCACCTACGGGGACCTCAACCACCTGGTGTCGGCCACCATGAGCGGCGTGACCACCTGCCTTCGCTTCCCCGGCCAGCTGAACGCCGACCTGCGCAAGCTGGCGGTCAACATGGTGCCTTTCCCGCGGCTGCACTTCTTCATGCCGGGCTTTGCCCCGCTGACCAGCCGCGGCAGCCAGCAGTACCGCGCCCTGACGGTGCCCGAGCTGACGCAGCAGATGTTCGACTCCAAGAACATGATGGCCGCCTGCGACCCCCGCCACGGCCGCTACCTGACGGTGGCCGCCATCTTCCGGGGACGCATGTCCATGAAGGAGGTGGACGAGCAGATGCTCAACGTGCAGAACAAGAACAGCAGCTACTTTGTGGAGTGGATCCCCAACAACGTGAAGACGGCCGTCTGCGACATCCCCCCGCGCGGCCTCAAGATGTCGGCCACCTTCATCGGCAACAGCACGGCCATCCAGGAGCTCTTCAAGAGGATCTCGGAGCAGTTCACGGCCATGTTCCGGCGCAAGGCCTTCTTGCACTGGTACACCGGCGAGGGCATGGATGAAATGGAGTTCACGGAGGCCGAGAGCAACATGAACGACCTGGTCTCTGAATACCAGCAATACCAGGATGCCACTGCTGATGAGCAGGGTGAGtttgaagaggaaggagaagaggatGAGGCATAA
- the LOC128792093 gene encoding tubulin beta-1 chain: MREIVHIQAGQCGNQIGAKFWEVISDEHGIDPTGSYHGDSELQLERINVYYNEAAGNKYVPRAILVDLEPGTMDSVRSGPFGQIFRPDNFVFGQSGAGNNWAKGHYTEGAELVDSVLDVVRKESESCDCLQGFQLTHSLGGGTGSGMGTLLISKIREEYPDRIMNTFSVMPSPKVSDTVVEPYNATLSVHQLVENTDETYCIDNEALYDICFRTLKLTTPTYGDLNHLVSATMSGVTTCLRFPGQLNADLRKLAVNMVPFPRLHFFMPGFAPLTSRGSQQYRALTVPELTQQMFDSKNMMAACDPRHGRYLTVAAIFRGRMSMKEVDEQMLNVQNKNSSYFVEWIPNNVKTAVCDIPPRGLKMSATFIGNSTAIQELFKRISEQFTAMFRRKAFLHWYTGEGMDEMEFTEAESNMNDLVSEYQQYQDATADEQGEFEEEGEEDEA, from the exons ATGCGTGAGATCGTGCACATCCAGGCCGGGCAGTGCGGCAACCAGATTGGCGCCAAG TTCTGGGAGGTTATCAGCGATGAGCATGGCATTGATCCCACGGGCAGCTACCATGGGGACagtgagctgcagctggagaggatcAACGTCTACTACAATGAAGCTGCTG GTAACAAGTATGTCCCCCGTGCCATCCTCGTGGACCTGGAACCCGGCACCATGGACTCCGTGCGCTCCGGCCCCTTTGGACAGATCTTCCGTCCCGACAACTTTGTCTTTG GTCAGAGCGGGGCTGGCAACAACTGGGCCAAGGGGCACTACACGGAAGGCGCTGAGCTGGTGGACTCTGTGCTGGACGTGGTGAGGAAGGAGTCGGAGAGCTGCGACTGCCTCCAGGGCTTCCAGCTGACCCACTCGCTGGGCGGAGGCACGGGCTCCGGCATGGGCACCCTCCTGATCAGCAAGATCCGGGAGGAGTACCCCGACCGCATCATGAACACCTTCAGCGTGATGCCCTCGCCCAAGGTGTCGGACACGGTGGTGGAGCCCTACAATGCCACCCTCTCTGTGCACCAGCTGGTGGAGAACACGGACGAGACCTACTGCATTGACAACGAGGCCCTGTATGACATTTGCTTCCGCACCCTGAAGCTGACCACTCCCACCTACGGGGACCTCAACCACCTGGTGTCGGCCACCATGAGCGGCGTGACCACCTGCCTTCGCTTCCCCGGCCAGCTGAACGCCGACCTGCGCAAGCTGGCGGTCAACATGGTGCCTTTCCCGCGGCTGCACTTCTTCATGCCGGGCTTTGCCCCGCTGACCAGCCGCGGCAGCCAGCAGTACCGCGCCCTGACGGTGCCCGAGCTGACGCAGCAGATGTTCGACTCCAAGAACATGATGGCCGCCTGCGACCCCCGCCACGGCCGCTACCTGACGGTGGCCGCCATCTTCCGGGGACGCATGTCCATGAAGGAGGTGGACGAGCAGATGCTCAACGTGCAGAACAAGAACAGCAGCTACTTTGTGGAGTGGATCCCCAACAACGTGAAGACGGCCGTCTGCGACATCCCCCCGCGCGGCCTCAAGATGTCGGCCACCTTCATCGGCAACAGCACGGCCATCCAGGAGCTCTTCAAGAGGATCTCGGAGCAGTTCACGGCCATGTTCCGGCGCAAGGCCTTCTTGCACTGGTACACCGGCGAGGGCATGGATGAAATGGAGTTCACGGAGGCCGAGAGCAACATGAACGACCTGGTCTCTGAATACCAGCAATACCAGGATGCCACTGCTGATGAGCAGGGTGAGTttgaagaggaaggagaggaggatgaGGCTTAA